From one Plasmodium yoelii strain 17X genome assembly, chromosome: 12 genomic stretch:
- a CDS encoding PIR protein encodes MNKDLCGMFFAVRGWFPDELNNGDYQFNDGNQYKFDSNKATYTDIDKINGFCLWLFKAIFGNSVSFNNYANSNINIVGYILAWLSYKLHQKSHDEIKNLNDFYNKHIKDSTHYKTSINDTEYTTFIDLINKNTDLLNINFEDMSKFYEAFILLCDMYNGFDDANPKCEKYLEHDNEFLKKYEELKKYSSTSESNSYTQMLSILSNDYDNLKSKCNNFSSLLTYSLISIAFIFVAIPIFFVISYKYSLFGFRKRAQKQYIREKIKNIKKKLIINI; translated from the exons atgaataaggatctg TGTGGTATGTTCTTTGCTGTAAGAGGTTGGTTTCCCGATGAATTGAATAATGGAGATTATCAATTTAATGATGGTAATCAATACAAATTTGATAGTAATAAAGCGACATATACTgatatcgataaaattaacgGTTTTTGTTTATGGTTGTTTAAAGCAATTTTTGGAAATTCTGTTTCGTTCAATAATTATGCAAACAGTAATATCAATATTGTTGGATATATTTTGGCgtggttaagttataagtTACATCAAAAATCACATGATGAAATCAAGaatttaaatgatttttataataaacatataaaGGATAGTACGCATTATAAAACGAGCATAAATGATACGGAGTATACAACTTTTATTgatcttataaataaaaatacagaTTTGCtgaatattaattttgaagatatgtctaaattttatgaagcatttatattattatgtgacaTGTATAATGGATTTGATGACGCCAATCCAAAATGCGAGAAATATTTGGAACATGATaatgaatttttaaaaaaatatgaagaacTTAAGAAATATTCTAGTACTTCTGAAAGCAATTCATATACTCAAATGTTGTCtattttatcaaatgattatgataatttaaaaagtaaatgtaataatttttcatccCTTCTAACTTATTCACTAATTTCAAttgcatttatatttgttgcaataccaattttttttgtaatttcttataag tattcgttatttggatttcggaaacgagctcaaaaacaatatataagagaaaaaataaaaaatataaagaagaaactgatcattaatatataa
- a CDS encoding PIR protein — protein sequence MDDKICRKFFSLRTSISDKLDNEKNYKITNEQPIKEYCTNGKCSNNIGKINAGCLFLFDSLFKDSSVFSYYTKNNINFVDYIIIWLSNMLSQIEDKENDSLKFFYTTYINNDKYTNPISGVEDHYSSYKDLIDKKNIMNMDMKIISKLYDAFNTLCMLYIEFDDKSPDCNKYLKYADEFDKKYKKLNKDPSITVNNSYNQLLCTLSTDYDNFKKKYSNVRSCESSPLPTIEKCVQSSELTSSQTFEVASSNSSITNKLFIVLSIFGAIAFFLGISYKYSLFGFQKRFKKQQIREKIKNIKKKMNQ from the exons ATGGATGACAAAATa tgtagAAAGTTCTTTTCTCTAAGAACCTCGATTTCCGATAAATTGgacaatgaaaaaaattataaaataactAATGAACAACCTATCAAAGAGTATTGTACTAATGGCAAATGTAGTAATAATATCGGaaaaattaatgctggatgtttatttttgtttgatTCACTCTTTAAGGATTCTTCTGTGTTTTCgtattatacaaaaaataacatcAATTTTGTTGATTACATTATCATATGGTTAAGTAATATGTTAAGCCAAATCGAAGATAAAGAAAACGACAGtctaaaatttttttatactacatatataaataatgataagtATACAAATCCTATATCTGGTGTTGAAGATCATTATAGTAgttataaggatcttatagataaaaaaaatatcatgaATATGgatatgaaaattatatctaaattatatgaCGCATTTAATACATTATGTATGTTGTATATTGAATTTGATGATAAAAGTCCAGATTGCAACAAATATTTGAAATATGCTGAtgaatttgataaaaaatataaaaaacttaATAAAGATCCTAGTATTACTGTAAACAATTCATATAATCAACTATTGTGTACtttatcaactgattatgataattttaaaaagaaatatagtAATGTTCGAAGTTGCGAATCTTCACCCCTTCCGACGATAGAAAAATGTGTACAAAGTTCTGAACTAACTTCTTCACAAACTTTTGAGGTTGCATCATCAAATTCGTCGAtaacaaacaaattatttatagttttatcaatatttggtgcaatagcattttttttaggaatttcttataag tattcgttatttggatttcagaagcgatttaaaaaacaacaaataagagaaaaaataaaaaatataaagaagaaaatgaatcaataa
- a CDS encoding PIR protein, with protein MNRKVCQHFKSVWIYFPDELKNGNYDFLSNGQHFKKYCTNNICNNNLEKINSACLQLFNAFFGDYNAFTDNAKKKIDIVYYIIIWLSYMLSLKKDNGINKLNDFYTEHIEKNTHYIKKIESIHEYKCHKDIIDKKKELLDMDINDNIISELYVAFKSLYELYSTFSENTSNCAKCSNKANQFVEKYGKLYKDYNNIDSSPYRNILSTLSTDYNNLKNECKGVQDSNFPTLPEINTLQNTTKGPEKASATNSIHKSAQTSEQTVQTFDKNVQNSDVTSSSSSIVSKLIPVVSIFVAISFFLGISYKYSLFGFRKRSQKHLREKLKK; from the exons ATGAATAGGAAAGTg tgtcaACACTTCAAATCTGTATGGATCTATTTTCCCGATGAATTGAAAAATGGAAACTATGATTTTTTATCTAATGGTCAACATTTCAAAAAGTATTgtactaataatatttgtaataataatctcgaaaaaattaattctgCATGTTTACAATTGTTTAATGCATTCTTTGGGGATTATAATGCGTTTACTGATAACGCAAAAAAAAAGATCGATATTGTTtattacattattatatggttaagttatatgttaagcCTAAAAAAGGATAACGGAATCAATAAATTAAACGACTTCTATACTGaacatatagaaaaaaatacgcattatattaaaaaaatagaaagtATTCATGAATATAAATGTCATAAGGACAtcatagataaaaaaaaggaattgTTGGATATggatataaatgataatattatatctGAATTATATGttgcatttaaatcattatatgAACTGTATTCTACATTTAGTGAAAACACGTCAAATTGCGCAAAATGCTCAAATAAAGCTAATcaatttgttgaaaaatatggaaaactTTACAAAGATTATAATAACATTGATAGCAGCCCATATAGAAACatattgtctacattatcaactgattataataatttaaaaaatgaatgtaaAGGTGTTCAAGATAGCAATTTCCCAACCCTTCCAGAGATAAACACATTACAAAATACTACAAAAGGTCCTGAAAAGGCATCTGCAACTAATTCTATACACAAATCTGCACAAACTTCTGAACAAACTGTACAAacttttgataaaaatgtaCAAAATTCTGATgttacatcatcaagttcgtcgatagtaagcaaattaattccagttGTATCGATATTTGTTgcaatatcattttttttgggaatttcttataag tattcgttatttggatttcggaaacgatctcaaaaacatttaagagaaaagctaaaaaaataa
- a CDS encoding PIR protein: MSANLCDVIKAIDDGIVFHRSSQNYTFNGSFTDKYCPDNKCDNDNIKISSAFIALLKFYKDFGDMKNLDSDKLAEYAILWLGHKVNQKTENRTTKLNDFYNNHIKTNSHYDQKKIGDSDSKININVIENKIKSMNIDIKDISNFYEVFKLLCKMGSEVGKKETQCNTCLKNAGEFYEKYEKLKNALDINKGSSYFQLWLSLSKDYDKFKEKYNTRGCSNIKFLETCSQSLVTKSPVTNCPVTTSPVTNSPATNCPATNCPATECPVTKNTLITIAIIFVAASTLLGVSYKYSLFGFRKRSQKQHLREKLKK; this comes from the exons atgtctGCTAATCTG tGTGATGTAATTAAAGCAATCGATGATGGTATTGTCTTCCATCGAAGTTCTCAAAATTATACGTTTAATGGAAGTTTTACCGATAAGTATTGTCCTGATAATAAGTGTGATAATgataacataaaaattagttCTGCTTTTATAGCATTACTAAAATTTTATAAGGATTTTGGCGATATGAAAAATTTAGACAGTGATAAACTTGCTGAATAcgctattttatggttaGGTCACAAGGTGAATCAAAAAACAGAAAATAGAACCACCAAATTAaacgatttttataataatcatataaaaacaaatagtCATTATGATCAGAAAAAAATTGGTGATAGTGATAGTAAgattaatataaatgttatagaaaataaaataaaatcgatGAATAtcgatattaaagatatatctaatttttatgaagtATTTAAATTACTATGTAAGATGGGTAGTGAAGTTGGTAAAAAAGAAACCCAATGCAATACATGTTTAAAAAATGCTGGagaattttatgaaaaatatgaaaaacttaaaaatgctttagatattaataaaggaaGTTCTTATTTTCAACTATGGTTAAGTTTATCAAAAGATTATGACAAATTTAAAGAGAAATATAATACACGTGGATGTAGTAATATCAAATTCCTTGAAACTTGTTCACAAAGTTTAGTGACAAAAAGTCCAGTGACAAATTGTCCAGTGACAACTAGTCCAGTGACAAATAGTCCAGCGACAAATTGTCCAGCGACAAATTGTCCAGCGACAGAATGTCCAGTGacaaaaaatacactaattacaattgcaattatatttgttgcagcatcaactttattgggagtttcttataag tattcgttatttggatttcggaaacgatctcaaaaacaacatttaagagaaaagctaaaaaagtaa